One Manduca sexta isolate Smith_Timp_Sample1 chromosome 28, JHU_Msex_v1.0, whole genome shotgun sequence DNA window includes the following coding sequences:
- the LOC119190917 gene encoding uncharacterized protein LOC119190917, with protein sequence MKLSLVYLLFCIKHIQTQYIPVTKKSKSPCDASNKSALVERFFNMIFNEFHNSPPMCVCVQMCAGQSTYCYPNGCLRRDDRKREADQPVSLIENAQSSIFLVDQKNEVTRDLYGSGYYDNTATELGTKIEAVAEKQVNIRPDPFKDKYKSLFKYKKNA encoded by the exons ATGAAATTATCGTTGGTATACCTGTTGTTCTGCATTAAAC ATATCCAAACCCAGTACATTCCCGTAACCAAAAAAAGCAAATCTCCATGCGACGCCTCCAACAAGAGCGCGCTAGTCGAACGTTTCTTCAATATGATCTTCAATGAGTTCCACAACTCACCGcctatgtgtgtgtgcgtgcaaATGTGTGCGGGCCAGTCTACATACTGCTACCCCAACGGGTGTCTGAGGCGTGATGATAGAAAGCGAGAAGCGGACCAACCAGTCTCGTTGATAGAAAATGCACAATCTTCCATATTCCTTGTGGACCAGAAGAATGAAGTCACCAGAGATTTGTATGGTTCGGGATATTATGACAATACTGCAACTGAGTTag gcACGAAAATCGAAGCTGTAGCTGAGAAACAGGTAAATATACGTCCTGATCcttttaaagataaatataaatcgttgttcaaatacaaaaaaaatgcctAA